A window of Pyrobaculum aerophilum str. IM2 contains these coding sequences:
- a CDS encoding CopG family transcriptional regulator, whose translation MEKIRTSIYIDASVWKRLKEEAAREGVDVSELLERILREYFGEIPVAAEELDFDPVDLGLPASRLIREMRL comes from the coding sequence GTGGAGAAAATCCGCACTAGTATTTACATAGACGCCTCTGTTTGGAAAAGGCTTAAAGAAGAGGCGGCCCGGGAGGGAGTGGACGTATCGGAGTTGTTGGAGAGAATACTAAGGGAGTACTTCGGCGAAATCCCAGTCGCCGCTGAAGAGCTGGACTTCGACCCAGTGGACTTAGGACTGCCGGCATCCCGCCTAATTAGAGAAATGAGGCTTTAA